In the Blattabacterium sp. (Blattella germanica) str. Bge genome, ATTGGTTCATAAAATGTTTAAAAATAGAAGTAAAATCAGTTTCTATTCTTCTGTAGAAAAAGCTTTTTTATCTGCTAAAGAAAGAGCTGATAAAAATGATTTAATTTTAATAAGTGGAAGTACGTTTATTGTATCTGAAGTTTTATTATATTATTTATAATAATTTTTTTCTTACATTTGAGTAAATGAAAATATGAAAAAGGGCAATTAGCTCAGTTTGGTTTAGAGCATCTGTTTTACAAGCAGGAGGTCACTGGTTCAAATCCAGTATTGCCCACGGTTTTTAAAATAAAATTCAAAATTCTTTCTTTTTCTTTTGGATGAAACCATGTTACCGAAGAATCTTTTTTGTACCAAGTTAATTGTCTTTTAGCGTATCTTCTAGTATTTGTTTTTATTTTTTCTATAGTTTCATTTAAACAATTTTTTTTTGACAAAAAAAATTCAAAAATTTCTTTATACCCTATAGTTTGTAAACTATTTAAGTGTCTATGACAAAAATAGAGTTTTGCTTCATCTAATAGACCTGTTTTAATCATATTTTCTACTCTATTATTTATTCTAGAATAAATTTCATGTCTAGACAAAATCAATCCGATTTTCAAAATTGAAAAATTTCTTTTTTTTGGTCTTTTTTTCGAAAAAAAGAAAGGATCATGTCCTGTTGATTTTACGATTTCTAAATATCGTATTAAACGTCTAGGATTATGAATGTCTATTATTGATTCATTTTGTTTTTTTAATTTTTTAAATTCTTTTTGTAAAAAAGATATTCCATTTTTTTGAAAATGAAAAATCAAATCATTTCTAACATTTAAGTCTATTTTAGGAAAATCAGATAATCCTTCTGTTATAGCTTTTTCATATAATCCAGATCCTCCTACCATAATCAGTATGGAATATTTTTCAAATAATTTTGATATTTTTTCTAAACAGTCTATTTCAAAAAGTTTAGCATTATAAATCTGATAAATACTTAAATGACCGATAAAATGATGAGGGATTCGATATAATTCTTCTATTGTAGGCATAGAAGTTCCTATCCTTAGTTCTTTATAAAATTGTCTAGAATCACTAGATAAAATTTCGGTTTTTAATTTTTCAGCTAAAAATAAAGAAATGTCAGTTTTTCCAACACATGTTGGTCCCAAGATAAAAATGATAAATTTTCGATTCAATTCAATATTGAAATGTATTTGCATTTAATTTAGATAATCTAGAATGCATCCAATAATCGGCTAATACCAAAGCAGTCATAGATTCTACAATGGGAATTGCACGTGGCAATACACAAGGATCATGTCTTCCTTTTCCTTCCATAATAACAAAATTTCCATGTCTATCTATAGTTTTTTGTTTTTGCATGATTGTAGCTACAGGTTTAAATGCTATTCTAAAATAAATATCCATTCCATTTGATATCCCTCCTTGTATTCCTCCGGATAAGTTTGTTTTAGTTTTTCCATTCTTATGAAAAGGATCATTATGTTGAGATCCAGTTAACTCAGTCCCTTGGAATCCACTTCCATATTCAAAACCTTTTACAGCATTAATTGAAAGCATTGCTTTTCCCAATTCAGCATGCAGTTTATCAAAAACTGGTTCTCCTATACCTATTGGTACGTTTTGAATAACACAAGTGATTGTTCCTCCTATTGTATCTCCTTTATTTTTTATTTTTTGAATTTTATGTATCATTTTTTCTGCAATGTATGAATCAGGGCATCTGATAGGATATCTTTCTATGGATTTTCTGGATAAATCTAATTCTTGATAAGATTTATTGACGGAAATATTTCCTACAGAAGAAACATAAGATATAATTTTTATATCTTTTATTAGTTGTTTGGCTATAGATCCAGCAACTACTCTACATATAGTTTCCCTGGCAGAAGAACGCCCCCCCCCTCTATAATCTCTGATTCCATATTTATTTTCATATGTAAAATCTGAATGAGAAGGTCGATAAATATCCTGAATATGTTTATAATCATCTGATTTGTGATCCTTGTTATAAATAATAAAACCAATAGGGGTTCCTGTTGTTTTATTTTCAAAAATTCCAGATAAAAAATTGACTTTATCAGGTTCGTCTCTTTGAGTGACTATAGATGATTGTCCCGGTTTTCTACGATTTAGTTCATATTGAATTTCTTCAAAATTTAATTCCAAACCTGCTGGACATCCATCAATAACTCCTCCTAAAGCTATTCCATGACTTTCTCCAAAAGTACTAACTCTAAATAAATGACCAAAAGTATTCCCTGCCATATAAATTTTAATTTTGAATCTCTATAGAAAGTGGTCTTCCCAAATAGTTAATTCTACTCATTCCTATTAATATTTTATTTCTATAACGTTTTTCTACTTCGAATAATGAAGAATTTGATAAAATTTCTATATGTCCAATATGAATACGAGAATTGTTAGCTGCTTGATTAATTAAGTTGATCAATCCTAATTTTGTTAAATTGTCTTTAGAACCTCTATTCAAAAAGAGTTTGGAAAAAGATTCTTTTCTAAATTTTTTTGTTCTTGATGAAATATTTTTTGTGAATTTATTATTCATAAAAGTTTTTCTTGTATAAATAGGTGTATAAATAGGATTGATATCCTTAGAATTTTTATAAGAACTTATAAAACGATTAAATTCAATCCAAGAAAAACGTTTGATCAATTCTTCTTTATCAAAAAACTCTAAATTTTTTTGTATTTCAGGAAGAAATTGATTCATCAATTTTTCATCTACAACTACTTTTTTTACTTTTTCTATAAAATAGAGTAGTTGTTTTTCGCATATTTCTTTTCCATTAGGGACCATAACACGTTCAAAGCTTTTTCCTATTCTTTTCTCGAATTCTTTTAAATTTCTAGTTTCTTTGGAATGAATAATACAAACGGAAATTCCTGAATTACCTGCCCTTCCAGTACGACCACTTCTATGTATGTAAATATCACTCTCTTTTGGAAGATTATAATTTATAACATGAGTTATATTATGAACATCTAATCCACGAGCGGCTACATCCGTAGCAACGAGAAATTGCAAATTTTTGTTTCTAAATCGATTCATCACAGATTCTCGTTGTGTTTGAGAAAGATCTCCATATAAAGCATCAGCATTATAACCATCTTTTATGAGATATTCAGCTATTTCTTTCGTTTCTTTTTTTGTTTCACAAAATATAATTCCATAAATACCAGGATTAATATCTACAATTCTTTTCAGAGCTGAATATTTTTTATTTAAATGACCAACCATATAGTAAATATGTTTGACCCCATCAGATACAATATTTTTTTGACCTGCAATAATTTCCACAGGATCTGTTAAATAAGTACGTGCTATAGCATTCATGTATTTTGACATTGTTGCTGAAAACAGAAGACTTTGTCTATTCTTTGGCAACATTTTTACTATATAATCTAATTCTTCTTTGAATCCCATATTTAGCATTTCATCCGCTTCATCAAGAATTAAATATTTAATTTTTTCAAGATGTAATTTTTTTCTTTTGATTAGATCAATGATTCGACCCGGAGTTCCTATTATAATGTGAGTTTTATTTTGCAAAGATTTGATTTGAGAGTCTATACTAACTCCTCCATATAAGGAAATAATTTTTATAGTGGATAAAAACTTTGAAAAACGATAAAAATCACGAGTGATCTGTACACAAAGTTCTCTTGTAGGACATAAAATAAAAGCTTGTGGTATACTTAAATCAAAATTTACTTTTTGAATGATAGGCAATCCAAAAGCCGCTGTTTTTCCTGTTCCTGTTTGAGCTAATGCTATGACATCTCTTTCTGAAGAAAGCAAAAATGGAATAACTTTTTCCTGTATAGTAGTAGGATATTGAAATCCAATAGCTTCTAAAGCTTTAAGTATATTTTTGTTAAAAAAATTGTATTCTTTAAATGTTTTTTTCATAAAAGAAAAGAATGGTTAAAAAATTAAAAAAACTGTTTTTTTAATTTTTCATTATATCAACAAATATAGATAATTATTATAAATTATGATTATTCAATTGAATATTAGTTGTTTATTATATTTTTTTTATAAGTCTTTTAGTTATAGTTTCATATCTTATAAAGAGCAACATAGCAGATAAAGTAAGCCCTATCCCTAATCCAATCCAAATTCCTTGTCCTCCCATTTGAAATGATAAAAACCAAGCTGTAGGTAAAGCAATAATCCAATAGGAAAAAAAACTAATCCACATGGGAATATGAACATCTTGTAATCCTCTTAAAGCTCCAAGAATAATTCCTTGTAATCCATCAGATAATTGAAAAAAACTAGCAATAACAATCATTTTTTCTGCAATTTTTATAACTTCATAATCATTTTTTATATAAATGGAAGGAATATAGCTTTTAAAAAAGAAAAAGAAAAAACTACAAATTGACATAAAAACAACTCCCATTAACAGAATAGATTTTCCTATTTTTCTTAATTCAGAATAATTTTTTAAAGCGAACTGATTTCCTATTCTAATTGTAGCAGCTACAGAAAGACCTGTGCTGAGAAGAAAAGTAGAAGAGACTAAACTGATAACTATTTGATGAGCGGCCAATACCTTAACTCCACATCTTCCTGATATAAAAGAAGAAACAGCAAAAGCACTCATTTCAAACAACATATGAAATCCAGAAGGAATTCCTATTTTTAGGATTCTTTTAAATATTTTTTTTAAAAAAATATTTAAATGATTGTAGTAATCATGTACTTTTTTATATCTGTATAATAATACTAGAATTCCTATTAACATAGTCATACGAGATATTAAGGTAGAATAAGCCACACCTACAGATCCTAATTTAGGAAATCCACAAATTCCGTTTAAAAAAACATAATTCAATATTATATTAATAAAAGCTGAAACCCAAGTGACAACAAGACCAGGAAAGACTAAAGATAATCCTTCCGAAAATTTCCTAAAAACTTCAAATATCATCCATGGAATAAAAGAAATAGCTATTATTTTTAGAAAAGATATAGTTTCATTTAATATTTCTTGAGGTTGTCCTAAATAGGGTAGAATGTAGAAAAAAATATGTATCAATCCATACATAAATATGGATAGAAAAAAATTGATAATTAATCCATGATAAAAAATAATAGCACCTTTTTTGTATTCCTGTTTAGCATCTATAGATGCAATTAGAGAAGAAATAGCTGTAGATATTCCTAATCCAAAAATAACTATAATAAAAAAAACGGCATTGGCTAATGAAACTGAAGCTAAGGCTGTTTTTCCCAAAAAACCAACCATAATATTATCACATAAACCTACACATATTACTCCCAATTGGGTAAAAAAAACAGGAATCGCCAATAAAAAATTTTTTTTAATATGTTTCGAATATGTTTCGTTTTTTTAATAGAATTAGTATTTGAAATCACTCATTTCATTCTTTTCTTTAAAGAATAAAAATTAACTGTTTTTTATATTTATAAAAGGTAATTTTACCATTTTAATAGGTATCTTTTTTTTTCTTATTGAAAGAAAAACAGAATTTATTTTCTGATTCCATAAATATCCTAATCCAATTCCTTTTTTTAAAATTGGGGAAAAAGTACCAGAAGTTACATTTCCAATAATATTATTATCTTTATCTATTAAAGAGTATCCATCTCTTGGGATTTTTCCTTTTTCTTCTATGACAAAAGATATAAATTTTTTATATTCTCCTTTATTTTTTTGTTTTTGTAATATTTCTTTTGCAAGAAATTTTTTTTCGAATTTTGTTATCCAGGATAATCCAGCTTCTATGGGTGTTGTTTTTTCACAAAGATCTTTTCCCCATAAACGGTATCCCATTTCTAATCTTAATGAGTTTCTACTTGCTATTCCGCAAGGAATTATTTTTTTTATTTCTAGAATTTTATTCCATATTTTTTCTGCATACTCATTTGGAATATAAATTTCAACACCTTTAGATCCTGTATATCCTGTACAAGAAATCAATACTTTTTGTATTTCTGCAAACTCTCCTATTTCAAAATGATAAAAAGGAATTTTTTGTAATGGAATATTGGTTAATTTTTGAATGTAAAATAAAGAGAATGGACCTTGAATAGCCAATAAAGAATATTCTGAAGAAAAATCTATGAGTTCTATATCAGAAAAAGCATTTTTTTTAATATGATGATTTATCCATTTTTTATTTTTTTCAATATTAGCTGCATTAACTATAAGTAATAATTTTTTTTCAGTAATTTTGTAAACTACTAAATCGTCTATAATTCCTCCATGTTCATTTATGAAACAGTTATATTGAGCTTGTCCTATTTTTATTTTGGATAAATCGTTTGTGGTCAAATATTGAATTAGATTCATGGAATCTTTTCCACTTAAAATGAATTTTCCCATATGACTAACATCAAAAATTCCAGCATTATTTCTTACTGACATATGTTCTTTTAAAGAAGATGTGTATTGAAGGGGCATATAAAATCCAGAATAATTAACCATTTTAGCGCCTAAACGTATATGATTTTCATATAAAATTGTTTTTTTTAAATTATTTTCCGTCATATTCAACAAAGTTATTTTCCGTTTCGTATAAAGTTATTTTTAAATCTAAATTAGAAGATATTCTTTTATTTATTTTTTTCCACATAAAAACAACAAGATTTTCTACTGTAGGATTTACAGAAGAAAACTCTTTTAAATCTAAATTAATATTTTTATGGTCAAAAAATTTTTCTATTTCTTCACGAAGAATATCTCTTAATTTTTGTAAATTAAGAACAAATCCTGTTTCTACATCTATTTCTCCTGTTACACTAACTATATATTCATAATTATGTCCATGATAATATGCACATTTTCCAAATACTTCTATATTTTTTTGATAATTCCAATGATTATTGTAAAGTCTATGAGCCGCACTAAAATGCCCTCTTCTACTTATGGTAGCTTTCATAATTTAATGAATATTTAATTGATTTATATAATTTTTGAGGATAATTTTCAACCAAATTGTATAAGAATCTGGATAAAGATGAACATTTTTAATTAATTCATTTAATGAAATCCATTTCCAATTTTCAACTTCTTTATAATTTATAATTGGAGATTTTTCATAATATCCTACAAAAACATGATCTAATTCATTTTCTATTAATCCGTTGCTCAAAAATTCATGATAAGTGAAACAAAATTTTTCTTCTAAAAAACAATCAAAACCCATCTCTTCTATTAAACAACGATGTGCTGCTGTTAAAAGGGATTCATTTTTTCTAGGATGACTACAACATGTATTAGTCCAAAGTAAGGAAGAGTGATATTTTTTTGAAGATCTTTTTTGCAACATTAAATCATTTTTGAGATTAAAAATAAATACAGAAACAGCGCTATGAAACAATCCTTTTGAATGAATTTTGTTCTTTTTTTTCAAATCCAATAATCTGATTTTTTTTCCTATCAAAGGAATAAAATCATCATCTGCTATTTTCTTTTTATCTTTCATATTCATCAATTTTTTTTTAAATCTTAAAAAGATAATGGAATCTACTAGACTAAAAGATCCACCTTTAATTTATTTATTATGAAAAAAGAAATTAAAGAATTATTAAATGAATTGAATAATTTAAAAAAAAATACATTTATAAGTGCAATGCGTATTCAGTTTATTTTTTTATCCACAAAATTAGATCTTTTGATAGCAAAAATGCCAATAAATAATAAAATTCTTCAACCTTTTGGTTATCTTCATGGAGGGGCTACAATAACTTTAGCTGAAAGTGTTGGTTGTTCTTTATCTTTTATATCTGAAAAAAATGAAAAAAAAGATAATTTCAATGTTTTCAATATTGAAATTTCTGCCAATCATATTAGATATGTAAAAAAAGGAATTTTATTTGCTAAATCTAAAATTTTTCACAAAGGAAAAACTTTACATGTTATTCAAATTGATATTTATAATGAAAAAAAAAATATTATTAGTTTCTGTAAAATGACTAATATTATAATTAGAAAAAAATAGACAAATATGTATCAAAAAATCAGTATTTTTTCTTTATACAAAAAAATCATAAAAAATTATTGGAATCACAATCGATTTGTTATTTTCAGAAAACCTAATGAAAATCAAGTTTTTTTTTATTCTCATTCTGATTCTGATTCTAAAGAAGAAAAATTTTTTATAATTCAAGATTTTGATCATAATTATACTATAAAAATAGTTCCGAAAAAAATTTATTGTTCAGATATACAAAAATCTTTCGTAAGAAAATCTTATGAAAAGAATTCTTTTCTTTTAACTGATTCTTTGGAGTATAAAAACTTAATTAAAAAAGCAATAGAAAAAATACGAAAAGGATACTTTAAAAAAGTGGTTTTATCTAGATCTATAAAAATTTCTTTTCACAGTTTTTATTGGAAAAAAACTTTTCAAAAGTTAATTGTTTCTTATCCAAATGCCTTAGTCAGTCTTTGGTACGACATTCGTCATGGTTTTTGGATTGGATGTACCCCTGAATTGTTGATGCAAATTCATAAAAGAAAATTTAAAACTGTAGCTTTAGCAGGAACTATTTGGAATAAATATAAATGGACAAAAAAAGAAAAGGAAGAACATCAAATTGTAATAAAATATATTATTCATTTATTAAAAAAAAATTATAATGGTTCTATTGTTTTAGAAGAAACTAAAACTGTGAAAATGGGACATTTAAAACATTTGGAAACTCCAATTTTTTTTTATTTTTCGGAAGAACCTGATTATTATGAAATATTAAATAAATTGCATCCTACACCTTCTATATGTGGAGCCCCTAAAAAAGAATCTTTAGATTTCATTCAAAAACATGAAGGATATACAAGAAATTTTTATACAGGATATATCGGAATTGTCAACAGAAAAAGTATGGAATTTTATATTCATTTGAGATGTGCAAGAATCAAAGAAGATAAAAAAGAAATAACTTTGTATGCTGGAAGTGGAATTACTATAGACAGTGATATAGATAGAGAATATTTAGAAACAAAAAACAAAGTTCAAAATATTTTTTCTCAACTTTTTTTTAAATAATTTTTTTTTTTCTTATAGAATGGTCTTATAATTAAACGTACACTTTTATTATAATGAAAATATTGAATAATCCAATTTGTTAAGGCTATTGCTCTGTTTCTAAACCCAACTAAACTGACTAAATGAACAAACATCCATACAATCCAAGCTAAAAAACCTTTTAATTTAAAAAAGGGAAAATCACATACTGCTTTATTTCTACCAATTGTAGCCATAGATCCTAAATTTTTGTACATAAAAGGTTTAATGTTTTCTTGATCAGATAAACGATTAAAATTTTTAGCTAAATAATTACCTTGTTGAATAGCAGGTTGTGCAGTCATAGGATGCCCATTAGGATAAGACTTCATACAAACTACAGCAACGTCTCCAATCGCAAAAATATTTTTATATTTTATAGTTTTAAGATAATTATCTACCAGAATCCTGTGTCCTTTTATATCTTCTTTTAAAAAACCTTTTATAATAGCACCTTTCACTCCAGCAGCCCATATTACATTAGCTGATTCTATTTTTTTATTTTTTTCTATAAAAACAATTTTACCATCGTAATCTTGAACTAAACAATTTAACCAAATGATGACTCCTAATTCTTTTAAATTTTTATAAGCTTGTTTTGCTGATTTTTCAGACATTCCATCCAGTAGTCTAGGTGAAGCTTGTAATAAGTGAATATTCATTGATTCAATATCTAAATCAGGATAATCATTTGGAAGTACATATCTTTTCATTTCCGCTAAAGCTCCCGCAAGTTCTACTCCGGTAGGTCCTCCTCCCACAATCACAAAAGTCATTAATCTATCTTTTTCTTTAGAATCTTTTGTGAGTAAAGCTGATTCAAAATCTTGCAAAATAAGACTTCTAAGATCTAAAGCTTCTGGAATCGATTTCATCGGAAAGGCAAAAGATTCAATATTCTTATTTCCAAAATAATTTGTTACAGATCCTGTAGCCATAATTAGATAATCATAAGATAAATCGCCTATATTGGTATAAATTTTTTGTTTTTCTGTATTTATATAATGAACATAAGCTAATCTAAAAAAAAAGTTTTTTGTTTTTTTAATAATATTTCTAATAGAATGAGCTATAGAATCTGGTTCTAAACCAGCTGTAGCTACTTGATACAATAATGGTTGAAAAGTATGATAATTGTTTTTATCTATAAGAACAACCTGAAATTTGTCTCTTCTTAGTTTTTTTGCTACTTGCAAACCGGCAAATCCAGCGCCAATAATAACAACTCTTTTTAGATTATTTATTGTTGGAATATTCATAGTCAAAAGTTTGAGACATAAGCTAATTTATATATATTTTCATTTTAATTGATAAATTAATAATTTTGTTCAAAAATAGATTCTTATGACTTATTATTTTATTATAGGCACTACTTTTTTAGTAAGTGTTATTATTAATACAATCTTAAAGAATAAATTTCGAGAATATTCAAAATTTTATTTGCACTCTTATATGAGTGGAAAAGAAGTGGCTGAAAAAATGTTAACAGACAATGGAATTACTGATGTAAATGTTCTTTCAATAGAAGGAAATCTAACAGATCATTATAATCCTTTGAACAAAACAATAAATTTGAGCGAAAAAGTTTATAATGGAAGAACAGCGGCTGCTGTTGCAGTAGCAGCTCATGAATGTGGACATGCCTTACAACATAGGTTAGGTTATAATTTACTGAAATTCCGGAATCATTTAATACCTATTCTTAATTTTAGTTCCAAATTTACTAATTTGGCGATAATGTCTGGACTAACTCTTTTTTACAGTTCAGGAGGTAAGGATTCTTTTATTCTTCAATTAGGAATAGGATTGTTTTTTTTAGTTGTTCTTTTTTCTTTTATAACTTTACCAATAGAATTTGATGCTAGCAAGAGAGCTTTGACTTGGATGAAAAACAAAAATGTAGTCAATTACCAAGAATATAATCAAGCAAAAGAATCTTTAAATTGGGCAGCTATGACTTATGTAGTTTCTGCTTTGGGCAGTTTAGCTCAATTAATATATTTTTTATCTTTTTTTACAAGCATAAATAACAAAAAAAATGAAGAATTTTAATTTGTTTTTTTCTTTTTTTTAGTATTTTTTGGATTTGGACGAAGATTTCCATAAGTTTTGTTTCTGATTTTTCCTCTTCTAGTTTTTTTATCTCCTTTTCCCATATTGATGTTTGTATAAGTTTTCGAATAATTCATGTATTCTATCTGCTTTTTTTTCTAAATACATTTCAGATGAATAGTTATTAATAATAAGATGAGATTTTTCTTTTCTTTTTTTATTGGATATTTGATTTTTTAAGCGATTTACAATTTGATTTTCACTTAAATTATCTCTTTTTATGATTCTTTCAATTATTTTTTCTATGGGAGAAGTTATATTGATAATGAAATCACATTCTTTATAACTTCCACTTTCAAACAATATAGCAGATTCTTTTATAACATATAGAGCTTTTTTTTGTACATAAAAAATCCAATTTTTAAAATCAATTGAAATCCATGGATGAACAATAGAACATAGTAATTTCAATGCGATAGGATTTTTGAAAACAATTTCAGATAAATAAGTTTTATTAATTTTTTCTTTTTTATAAGAATCTTTTCCAAAATGTTTAATAATATTTTTTTTTATAATTTTTGTTTGATTCATTAATATTTTTCCTCTTTCATCTGAAGAGTAAACAGGAATTCCTTTTTTTTTTAAAAATGAAGAAAGTAAACTTTTTCCAGATCCCATTTTTCCTGTTATTCCTATCAAAAAAAATTTCATTTTTTTTTCTGTTTATTATTTTTATGATTCAAAGTTTCACTATAACGTAATTGAGTCAACTCTTTAGAAATTGTATTTTTTTCAAGTTTTATTTTTCCTGTAATAGTTTCCAGTATACAAAAATTATCTGTAATATCTATAATTTTACCGTGCATTCCTGAATTTGTTACTATATTATTTCCTTTTTTTAAAATTATTCTGAAATTTTTTTCAATTTTTTGTTTTCGTATTTGAGGACGTATCATAAAAAAATAAAATATAATGAAAATTAATGCAAACATCCAAATAGTATTTGCAATAGAATTTTGTTGTAATAAAAAAAACATAAAATAATATTTTAAATTTTAGTTTTTAGTGAATAGAACAGATGATTCATCTTATAAAAGTCCTTTTCCTACTTTAAATATTTTATTTTTTTTGTGTAGAAATTTAAATATTTGATCTAATATTCCATTAATAAAAATTTTACTTTTTTCCATACAAAATATTTTTGTAATTTCTATGTATTCATTCATAGTAGCTTTTGGAGGTATGTTTGGAAAATATAAAAATTCACAAATAGCCATTTGCAATATAATCAAATCCAGAATTGCTATTCTTTTTATGTTCCAATTATTTGAGATATCGTTTATTAAACTATTAAATTCTTCTTTA is a window encoding:
- the miaA gene encoding tRNA (adenosine(37)-N6)-dimethylallyltransferase MiaA is translated as MQIHFNIELNRKFIIFILGPTCVGKTDISLFLAEKLKTEILSSDSRQFYKELRIGTSMPTIEELYRIPHHFIGHLSIYQIYNAKLFEIDCLEKISKLFEKYSILIMVGGSGLYEKAITEGLSDFPKIDLNVRNDLIFHFQKNGISFLQKEFKKLKKQNESIIDIHNPRRLIRYLEIVKSTGHDPFFFSKKRPKKRNFSILKIGLILSRHEIYSRINNRVENMIKTGLLDEAKLYFCHRHLNSLQTIGYKEIFEFFLSKKNCLNETIEKIKTNTRRYAKRQLTWYKKDSSVTWFHPKEKERILNFILKTVGNTGFEPVTSCL
- the aroC gene encoding chorismate synthase, which codes for MAGNTFGHLFRVSTFGESHGIALGGVIDGCPAGLELNFEEIQYELNRRKPGQSSIVTQRDEPDKVNFLSGIFENKTTGTPIGFIIYNKDHKSDDYKHIQDIYRPSHSDFTYENKYGIRDYRGGGRSSARETICRVVAGSIAKQLIKDIKIISYVSSVGNISVNKSYQELDLSRKSIERYPIRCPDSYIAEKMIHKIQKIKNKGDTIGGTITCVIQNVPIGIGEPVFDKLHAELGKAMLSINAVKGFEYGSGFQGTELTGSQHNDPFHKNGKTKTNLSGGIQGGISNGMDIYFRIAFKPVATIMQKQKTIDRHGNFVIMEGKGRHDPCVLPRAIPIVESMTALVLADYWMHSRLSKLNANTFQY
- a CDS encoding DEAD/DEAH box helicase; the protein is MKKTFKEYNFFNKNILKALEAIGFQYPTTIQEKVIPFLLSSERDVIALAQTGTGKTAAFGLPIIQKVNFDLSIPQAFILCPTRELCVQITRDFYRFSKFLSTIKIISLYGGVSIDSQIKSLQNKTHIIIGTPGRIIDLIKRKKLHLEKIKYLILDEADEMLNMGFKEELDYIVKMLPKNRQSLLFSATMSKYMNAIARTYLTDPVEIIAGQKNIVSDGVKHIYYMVGHLNKKYSALKRIVDINPGIYGIIFCETKKETKEIAEYLIKDGYNADALYGDLSQTQRESVMNRFRNKNLQFLVATDVAARGLDVHNITHVINYNLPKESDIYIHRSGRTGRAGNSGISVCIIHSKETRNLKEFEKRIGKSFERVMVPNGKEICEKQLLYFIEKVKKVVVDEKLMNQFLPEIQKNLEFFDKEELIKRFSWIEFNRFISSYKNSKDINPIYTPIYTRKTFMNNKFTKNISSRTKKFRKESFSKLFLNRGSKDNLTKLGLINLINQAANNSRIHIGHIEILSNSSLFEVEKRYRNKILIGMSRINYLGRPLSIEIQN
- a CDS encoding MATE family efflux transporter: MAIPVFFTQLGVICVGLCDNIMVGFLGKTALASVSLANAVFFIIVIFGLGISTAISSLIASIDAKQEYKKGAIIFYHGLIINFFLSIFMYGLIHIFFYILPYLGQPQEILNETISFLKIIAISFIPWMIFEVFRKFSEGLSLVFPGLVVTWVSAFINIILNYVFLNGICGFPKLGSVGVAYSTLISRMTMLIGILVLLYRYKKVHDYYNHLNIFLKKIFKRILKIGIPSGFHMLFEMSAFAVSSFISGRCGVKVLAAHQIVISLVSSTFLLSTGLSVAATIRIGNQFALKNYSELRKIGKSILLMGVVFMSICSFFFFFFKSYIPSIYIKNDYEVIKIAEKMIVIASFFQLSDGLQGIILGALRGLQDVHIPMWISFFSYWIIALPTAWFLSFQMGGQGIWIGLGIGLTLSAMLLFIRYETITKRLIKKI
- the gcvT gene encoding glycine cleavage system aminomethyltransferase GcvT, yielding MTENNLKKTILYENHIRLGAKMVNYSGFYMPLQYTSSLKEHMSVRNNAGIFDVSHMGKFILSGKDSMNLIQYLTTNDLSKIKIGQAQYNCFINEHGGIIDDLVVYKITEKKLLLIVNAANIEKNKKWINHHIKKNAFSDIELIDFSSEYSLLAIQGPFSLFYIQKLTNIPLQKIPFYHFEIGEFAEIQKVLISCTGYTGSKGVEIYIPNEYAEKIWNKILEIKKIIPCGIASRNSLRLEMGYRLWGKDLCEKTTPIEAGLSWITKFEKKFLAKEILQKQKNKGEYKKFISFVIEEKGKIPRDGYSLIDKDNNIIGNVTSGTFSPILKKGIGLGYLWNQKINSVFLSIRKKKIPIKMVKLPFINIKNS
- a CDS encoding 6-carboxytetrahydropterin synthase — protein: MKATISRRGHFSAAHRLYNNHWNYQKNIEVFGKCAYYHGHNYEYIVSVTGEIDVETGFVLNLQKLRDILREEIEKFFDHKNINLDLKEFSSVNPTVENLVVFMWKKINKRISSNLDLKITLYETENNFVEYDGK
- a CDS encoding NUDIX domain-containing protein — encoded protein: MKDKKKIADDDFIPLIGKKIRLLDLKKKNKIHSKGLFHSAVSVFIFNLKNDLMLQKRSSKKYHSSLLWTNTCCSHPRKNESLLTAAHRCLIEEMGFDCFLEEKFCFTYHEFLSNGLIENELDHVFVGYYEKSPIINYKEVENWKWISLNELIKNVHLYPDSYTIWLKIILKNYINQLNIH
- a CDS encoding hotdog fold thioesterase, whose amino-acid sequence is MKKEIKELLNELNNLKKNTFISAMRIQFIFLSTKLDLLIAKMPINNKILQPFGYLHGGATITLAESVGCSLSFISEKNEKKDNFNVFNIEISANHIRYVKKGILFAKSKIFHKGKTLHVIQIDIYNEKKNIISFCKMTNIIIRKK
- a CDS encoding chorismate-binding protein translates to MYQKISIFSLYKKIIKNYWNHNRFVIFRKPNENQVFFYSHSDSDSKEEKFFIIQDFDHNYTIKIVPKKIYCSDIQKSFVRKSYEKNSFLLTDSLEYKNLIKKAIEKIRKGYFKKVVLSRSIKISFHSFYWKKTFQKLIVSYPNALVSLWYDIRHGFWIGCTPELLMQIHKRKFKTVALAGTIWNKYKWTKKEKEEHQIVIKYIIHLLKKNYNGSIVLEETKTVKMGHLKHLETPIFFYFSEEPDYYEILNKLHPTPSICGAPKKESLDFIQKHEGYTRNFYTGYIGIVNRKSMEFYIHLRCARIKEDKKEITLYAGSGITIDSDIDREYLETKNKVQNIFSQLFFK